One window of Nymphaea colorata isolate Beijing-Zhang1983 chromosome 11, ASM883128v2, whole genome shotgun sequence genomic DNA carries:
- the LOC116263864 gene encoding transcription factor bHLH112-like, which produces MAEDMQSGVCSGNWWMRSGTGGGYAGTSASPCSATAAVSEMGSFSWSASDVTEMKGRSGEESVDNHSASLSVGSSMVFQEAPHKADTSGVAMDSSLQLVGFGLSSSAPAPAPDWSHALMRGAGRAESSLQTMIQDEDLNSRTIFRQPMPSGHFQRDWTTGEDSNINSLKQIHQHNLFGLEQRLNSGECSATGRSVAVNNMGHYGYPPPMMQGYVDQESQLLSMPSMNYRLNSQPLFSDEFPQNWSKFPQFLRQSSSSSSPPKQQINTQLQFANNGPFWNATTTMAAEIRPTLYASSPSQFLAPTMEEKPSLHNIMVKRSCEETGDASSSDLKKSSTPESTFKRPRLDTPSPLPTFKVRKEKLGDRITALQQLVSPFGKTDTASVLHEAIQYIKFLHDQVNALSNPYMKSGIQIQHQHPQNSDKSKDQEGPKQDLRSRGLCLVPISSTFVNNETAADFWTPTFGGHYR; this is translated from the exons ATGGCGGAGGACATGCAGAGTGGAGTCTGCAGCGGAAATTGGTGGATGCGGAGCGGCACTGGTGGTGGGTATGCCGGGACCTCCGCGTCTCCTTGCTCGGCCACAGCCGCCGTGAGCGAGATGGGCAGCTTCAGCTGGTCGGCCTCGGACGTTACGGAGATGAAGGGCAGGTCGGGCGAGGAGTCCGTGGACAATCACTCGGCTTCCCTCTCCGTTGGCAGCTCCATGGTCTTCCAAGAAGCGCCGCATAAGGCGGATACCAGCGGCGTGGCCATGGATTCATCGCTGCAGCTCGTTGGCTTCGGTCTCTCGTCTTCGGCGCCGGCACCGGCGCCTGATTGGAGCCATGCCTTGAT GCGTGGAGCTGGAAGAGCAGAGAGCAGCTTACAGACCATGATTCAGGACGAAGACCTGAACTCCCGGACGATTTTCCGGCAACCGATGCCTTCCGGACACTTTCAGAGGGATTGGACAACTGGGGAGGATTCGAACATCAATTCCCTGAAGCAAATTCATCAACACAACTTGTTTGGTCTAGAGCAGCGCCTGAATTCTGGCGAATGTTCGGCCACTGGCCGAAGTGTTGCGGTGAATAACATGGGCCATTATGGGTATCCTCCACCTATGATGCAAGGATACGTCGATCAGGAGTCTCAGCTGTTGAGCATGCCGTCCATGAACTACCGCTTGAACTCACAGCCATTGTTTTCAGACGAGTTTCCTCAAAATTGGTCTAAATTCCCACAATTTCTCAGACAGTCTTCTTCGTCTTCATCACCACCTAAACAACAGATCAATACCCAATTACAGTTCGCGAACAATGGGCCTTTCTGGAATGCAACAACAACCATGGCGGCCGAGATTCGACCTACTTTATATGCATCTTCACCATCACAATTTCTTGCTCCAACGATGGAAGAGAAGCCCAGTTTACATAACATCATGGTAAAG CGGAGTTGTGAAGAAACCGGTGATGCGAGCTCGTCAGACTTGAAGAAAAGCAGCACTCCTGAATCAACATTCAAAAGGCCTAGATTGGATACACCATCACCATTACCAACGTTTAAG GTTCGTAAAGAAAAGCTAGGTGACAGAATCACTGCGCTGCAGCAACTAGTTTCTCCCTTTGGGAAG accGATACAGCATCAGTCCTTCACGAAGCAATTCAGTACATCAAATTCCTCCATGATCAAGTCAAT GCGCTCAGTAATCCATATATGAAAAGTGGGATTCAGATACAACATCAACATCCACAG AATTCTGATAAATCAAAGGACCAGGAAGGCCCCAAACAGGATCTCAGGAGCAGGGGACTGTGCCTGGTCCCCATCTCCAGCACCTTCGTGAATAATGAAACAGCTGCCGACTTCTGGACACCAACTTTTGGAGGGCATTACAGGTAG
- the LOC116264985 gene encoding aspartic proteinase nepenthesin-1-like has product MEVAGTHLPSFLLILLFTVYLLPLSSSTNTITTTFASACIVVQLTHADAHMNLTYQEHIHAAINRTHHRAQQLSRHTGRGRDHHRNSSSQPQQATTLNTSLQGYNGEYFMKLEIGTPPTSFTASIDTGSNLIWAKCYHPTNEEDDPLFDPQSSSSYSKVPCSDPICNNSRLHTSCNALDCGYTIKYVDGTGSEGTLSLETFTLGSLTANGIRFGCSSVVNGFEATGPAIVGMNKGPLSLITQLGPLIGYQFSYCLGGYSAFDKSKLTLGPSSHLIKANTTTSTPLLMNPGNQRQYFVTLLGISVGGKRLPISESAFQVQSDGSGGVLVDSGSTFTGLVEEAYKLVHEAFLTEVGQQFYLYNPDLRLDACLNGLPDSISIPTLTFHFDGGDLQVPLENYIVTDSRRQLSCLAILPTPGEMNIIGSTLQQNFLVHYDLGKNMISFTPAQCSSL; this is encoded by the exons ATGGAAGTGGCAGGAACGCACCTGCCATCcttcctcctcatcctcctcttcACCGTCtacctccttcccctttcctcctccacCAACACCATCACAACCACCTTTGCCTCGGCCTGCATCGTCGTCCAACTCACACATGCAGATGCCCACATGAATTTGACCTACCAGGAACACATACATGCGGCAATAAACCGGACTCATCATCGGGCCCAGCAGCTCTCGCGCCACACCGGGCGAGGCCGAGATCATCACCGAAACTCATCCTCGCAGCCCCAACAAGCGACAACTCTTAACACGAGTCTGCAGGGCTACAATGGAGAATACTTCATGAAGCTGGAAATCGGAACTCCACCAACCTCCTTCACAGCCTCTATCGATACAGGCAGTAATCTCATTTGGGCTAAGTGCTACCATCCAACCAACGAGGAAGACGATCCTCTTTTCGACCCTCAGAGTTCCTCTTCTTATTCCAAAGTTCCATGCTCCGACCCAATTTGCAACAACAGTCGTCTACATACTTCCTGTAATGCTCTAGATTGTGGCTACACAATCAAGTATGTAGACGGAACAGGCAGTGAGGGAACTCTCAGTTTGGAGACTTTCACCTTGGGCTCCTTGACGGCTAATGGCATTCGGTTTGGGTGCAGCTCTGTGGTTAATGGCTTTGAAGCCACTGGTCCAGCAATAGTTGGGATGAATAAAGGACCCTTATCGCTCATCACTCAATTGGGACCCTTGATTGGTTACCAGTTCTCCTACTGCTTGGGTGGGTACAGTGCCTTCGACAAAAGCAAGCTCACGCTTGGACCCAGCAGCCACCTGATCAAAGCAAACACCACAACAAGCACGCCATTGTTGATGAATCCTGGAAATCAAAGACAGTACTTTGTGACTTTGCTTGGCATCAGTGTTGGTGGGAAGCGCCTCCCCATCTCAGAGTCCGCATTCCAAGTTCAATCTGATGGAAGCGGTGGTGTTCTTGTTGACTCTGGCTCAACTTTTACAGGCCTTGTTGAAGAGGCATACAA ACTTGTACACGAAGCATTCCTCACGGAAGTTGGTCAACAGTTTTATCTGTACAACCCAGACTTGCGACTGGACGCCTGCTTGAATGGCTTGCCAGACTCGATCTCCATCCCCACTCTCACGTTTCATTTTGATGGCGGCGATCTACAAGTGCCTCTAGAAAACTATATTGTAACTGATTCAAGAAGGCAACTCTCTTGCTTGGCCATTCTTCCAACACCAGGTGAAATGAATATAATTGGATCCACCCTGCAGCAAAACTTCCTTGTTCATTATGATCTTGGGAAGAACATGATCTCTTTCACGCCTGCACAGTGTAGTAGTCTGTAA
- the LOC116264986 gene encoding multiple organellar RNA editing factor 9, chloroplastic: MSRACSSRLPTLRTGVRAAAGSGDYSSRRSGGSNEPRETILLPGCDYNHWLIVMEFPKDPAPTREQMIQTYLDTLATVLGSMEEAKKNMYAFSTTTYTGFQCTVDEETSEKFKGLPGVLWVLPDSYIDVKNKDYGGDKYINGEIIPCKYPTYQPKQRSGSKYESRRYVRRRDNAPPPEQRKSVQTAAQTDSSSE; the protein is encoded by the exons ATGTCCCGAGCCTGTTCATCCCGGCTTCCAACGCTCCGGACCGGCGTTCGTGCGGCGGCCGGAAGCGGAGATTACTCGTCGAGGAGGAGCGGCGGGAGCAACGAGCCTAGGGAGACTATCCTACTGCCAGGTTGCGATTACAACCACTGGCTCATCGTGATGGAGTTCCCTAAGGATCCCGCTCCCACGAGGGAGCAGATGATCCAGACTTACCTTGATACTCTTGCTACCGTTCTCggaag CATGGAAGAGGCAAAAAAGAACATGTATGCCTTCAGTACTACTACTTATACCGGGTTTCAATGCACTGTTGATGAAGAAACATCAGAGAAATTTAAAG GATTGCCTGGTGTGCTCTGGGTTTTGCCAGATTCATACATCGATGTCAAGAACAAGGACTATGGTG GTGATAAATACATAAACGGTGAAATAATTCCTTGTAAGTACCCCACGTACCAGCCTAAGCAACGAAGTGGGTCAAAGTATGAGAGCAGGAGATACGTGAGGCGGAGGGACAATGCTCCTCCTccagaacaaagaaaatctgtgCAGACTGCAGCCCAGACAGATTCATCATCTGAATAA